In Alphaproteobacteria bacterium, one DNA window encodes the following:
- a CDS encoding transposase: MRKRQFQRLTGVEASLFLEMVERLRTRWQRRVVEPKNRTGRPWGIGGLEDHLLVLLILYRCAITQDFLGLLYGVDKAAISRALHRIEPIVAAVFGVKRSIRVAREEAEALIVDATEQPIQRPRRKQRGWYSGKKKRHTIKTEAVITAQGKIVSVSKPAPGRVHDLALRRRGPPLPKGSHLYADSGYQGIQSDHPDVDIPYKKTKKHKLTKDERAYNHALSRFRVRVEHVFAKIKSFRLFAERFRYSKATYAAKFSAIAGIVNLISGF, encoded by the coding sequence TTGCGCAAGAGGCAATTTCAGCGGCTGACGGGCGTTGAGGCCTCGCTTTTTCTGGAGATGGTCGAGCGTCTTCGCACCCGCTGGCAGCGGCGCGTCGTTGAGCCGAAGAACCGTACGGGCCGCCCATGGGGCATCGGCGGGTTGGAAGACCATCTGCTGGTGCTTTTGATCCTGTACCGTTGCGCGATCACGCAGGATTTTCTGGGCCTTTTGTACGGCGTGGACAAAGCGGCGATCAGCCGCGCCTTGCATCGGATCGAGCCGATTGTGGCCGCAGTTTTTGGCGTGAAGCGGTCCATCCGCGTGGCCCGCGAGGAAGCCGAGGCTTTGATCGTCGATGCCACGGAGCAACCGATCCAGCGTCCGCGCCGCAAGCAGCGCGGCTGGTACTCGGGCAAAAAGAAGCGTCACACGATCAAGACCGAAGCTGTCATCACGGCGCAAGGGAAAATCGTCAGCGTGTCAAAACCTGCGCCCGGACGCGTGCACGATCTTGCCCTCCGACGGCGAGGCCCGCCCTTGCCAAAAGGTTCTCACCTTTACGCCGACAGCGGCTATCAAGGCATCCAAAGCGATCATCCCGACGTCGATATCCCCTACAAGAAAACGAAAAAGCACAAACTGACGAAAGACGAACGCGCCTACAATCACGCGTTGAGCCGTTTTCGCGTGCGCGTCGAGCACGTCTTCGCCAAAATCAAGTCCTTCCGGCTCTTCGCCGAGCGCTTCCGCTATTCCAAAGCGACCTACGCCGCCAAGTTCTCCGCCATAGCGGGTATCGTCAATCTCATCTCAGGGTTCTGA
- a CDS encoding Fic family protein, whose amino-acid sequence MIWNWQQEDWPKFSYDKASLEEAEGAFLRQSGILQGSYKHIGDADKTVLTVDLMSDEAYKTSEIEGEILDRASLHSSIRRHFGLDSDKGKIPPAERGIADMMIDLYRHFADPLTHETLFDWHTRIMSGRTNLKDIGRYRTHQEPMQVVSGAIYKPKIHFEAPPSKAMTREMTRFISWFNKTAPGGAMPLSALTRAGIAHLYFVCIHPFEDGNGRIARGLAEKALAQSLGQPSLIALSHTIQQRKKAYYDALERNNKDNQIDDWLAYFSKTILTAQAYTQATVDFLIEKTKLYDKVRGALNIRQEKALARIFREGIEGFKGGLSAENYITITGAPRATVTRDLRDLVEKGVLIRTGERKSTRYWLNSAHVKSKRS is encoded by the coding sequence ATGATCTGGAATTGGCAACAAGAAGACTGGCCCAAATTCTCCTACGACAAAGCCTCGCTTGAGGAAGCGGAAGGGGCCTTCTTGCGTCAATCCGGCATCCTGCAAGGCAGTTATAAACATATCGGCGACGCGGACAAGACCGTCCTGACGGTCGATTTAATGAGTGACGAGGCCTATAAGACCTCGGAGATCGAAGGCGAGATTCTCGACCGGGCGAGCCTGCATTCGTCCATTCGGCGGCATTTCGGGTTGGATTCGGACAAAGGGAAAATCCCGCCAGCCGAGCGCGGCATCGCCGATATGATGATCGACCTCTATCGTCATTTTGCCGATCCCCTGACGCATGAAACGCTCTTTGACTGGCATACAAGGATCATGTCGGGGCGAACCAATTTGAAAGACATCGGACGTTACCGCACGCATCAAGAGCCCATGCAGGTCGTTTCCGGTGCGATCTATAAACCAAAGATTCATTTTGAAGCCCCTCCGTCCAAAGCCATGACGCGGGAGATGACGCGCTTCATCTCTTGGTTCAACAAGACCGCGCCCGGCGGGGCCATGCCGCTGTCTGCCTTAACACGCGCCGGCATCGCGCACCTTTATTTCGTCTGCATCCATCCGTTTGAAGACGGCAATGGTCGGATCGCGCGGGGCTTGGCTGAAAAAGCCTTGGCTCAATCTTTGGGGCAGCCTTCGCTGATCGCGCTTTCGCATACCATCCAGCAGCGCAAAAAAGCCTATTACGATGCATTAGAACGCAACAACAAAGACAACCAAATCGACGATTGGCTAGCCTATTTTTCCAAAACGATCCTAACGGCACAGGCCTATACGCAAGCTACGGTCGATTTCCTAATCGAAAAAACCAAGCTTTATGATAAGGTGCGCGGCGCGTTGAACATAAGGCAGGAAAAAGCCCTCGCCCGCATTTTCCGCGAAGGCATCGAAGGGTTCAAGGGTGGTTTGAGCGCCGAAAACTACATTACAATCACGGGTGCACCGCGTGCGACTGTGACTCGCGACTTGCGCGACCTTGTCGAAAAAGGGGTACTTATCCGGACCGGCGAACGCAAATCCACCCGCTATTGGCTCAATAGTGCCCATGTAAAAAGCAAACGGAGCTAA
- a CDS encoding efflux RND transporter periplasmic adaptor subunit, which translates to MKQLGFQRRVFFVGGVLGLLLILFVYVGVRSGPLAPVDVTSTTVKSQRISPAIFGIGIVEARYTYKIGPTSSGRIKTLDVHVGDFVKAGQIVGEMDPIDLDDKIRALDSARKKAEALRNEAEVRRAYAQTQEQRYMKLSASRATSDETYVTKKQELQIAEAAFVAANEELGRTYAEHDALLAQRNNLKLVSPADGIVALRDADPGTTIVAGQPIIEIIDPQTLWINTRLDQTNTQNLTEGLPADIVLRSRKERPLKGRVYRVEPKADSVTEETIAKIVFQEIPSPLPPTGELAEITIQLPALDTLPVIPNAAIHRDEGKTGVWTLQQGRLSFVVVKLGESDLDGNVQVKEGIKEGEEIAVYSEKPLSQRHSIRIVQEIPTVRK; encoded by the coding sequence ATGAAACAGCTTGGTTTTCAGCGCCGCGTGTTTTTTGTAGGTGGCGTGCTTGGCCTACTGCTTATTCTGTTTGTGTACGTTGGCGTGCGCTCTGGGCCTTTAGCTCCTGTTGATGTAACAAGCACGACGGTTAAATCACAAAGAATATCCCCTGCAATCTTTGGTATTGGTATTGTTGAGGCGCGTTATACTTATAAAATTGGTCCAACGTCTTCTGGACGGATCAAAACCCTAGATGTTCATGTCGGTGATTTCGTCAAAGCAGGCCAAATTGTTGGCGAAATGGATCCGATTGATCTTGATGACAAGATCAGAGCTTTAGACTCTGCTCGTAAGAAAGCCGAGGCGTTAAGAAATGAAGCCGAAGTTCGTCGCGCTTATGCACAAACCCAAGAACAGCGCTATATGAAACTGTCGGCTTCTCGTGCAACAAGTGACGAGACGTATGTTACAAAAAAGCAAGAGTTACAAATAGCAGAGGCAGCTTTTGTTGCCGCAAACGAAGAACTTGGTCGTACGTATGCGGAGCATGACGCGCTTCTTGCCCAACGCAATAATCTCAAACTCGTTTCCCCTGCAGATGGAATAGTTGCCCTTCGTGATGCCGATCCGGGGACAACTATTGTCGCGGGACAGCCTATTATTGAGATTATTGATCCGCAAACCTTATGGATTAACACCCGCCTTGACCAGACGAACACACAAAATTTAACGGAAGGGTTGCCTGCCGATATTGTCTTGCGTTCTCGAAAAGAACGCCCGCTGAAGGGCCGCGTTTATCGCGTTGAACCGAAGGCGGACTCGGTAACAGAAGAAACCATAGCCAAAATTGTTTTTCAGGAGATTCCTTCTCCTTTACCACCGACAGGAGAACTTGCGGAAATCACCATTCAATTGCCTGCGCTGGATACTCTACCAGTCATTCCGAATGCGGCCATTCACCGCGACGAGGGAAAGACGGGCGTTTGGACGTTACAGCAAGGCCGATTGTCTTTTGTTGTTGTTAAACTGGGAGAGTCCGATCTTGATGGAAACGTTCAAGTGAAGGAGGGAATTAAGGAGGGGGAAGAAATCGCCGTATATAGCGAGAAGCCTTTGTCCCAGCGCCATAGCATTCGCATCGTTCAAGAAATTCCTACGGTTCGAAAATGA
- a CDS encoding methyl-accepting chemotaxis protein: MFNNFGIGKRIGFYIIALIVVASGLFTASNIVIQARLKESSIHETLDKNLTAIEIALDAEAVRAESMAAIVAASPLAIEAMKLSDREKLYAAFGPVWSKTEKPLSLEVIHFHKPPATSFLRVNKKDKFGDDLSSFRSTVVETNASKKAIKGLENGVSGLGIRGIEPIADGQEHLGSVEFGVSFGSSFFEKIKATYGCDVTFYLQNKKDNTIKSFASTLKGQGLASSQDISEAMTGKRLYSTTSLEGTAVAVLVAPIKDYAGKAIGAIEIVQDIGTFESAFRETIYISLFISILFFLASFAMIAVINRSIVKPITSITNVMNCLAQNDLSVTIPSIKRKDEIGHLVQAAERFKESVIKGKQLAEEQKAEQYKQGARAQKLEEEVKAFQKSVSLIVSGVASAADQLHTTSETLSKNATNTSEQATSVAAGAEQASANVQTVASSAEELTASISEVSNHVTVVLKEADKAVQQANQTNETVKNLSQEAEKIGSVIELVQQIASQTNLLALNATIEAARAGEAGKGFAVVASEVKNLANQTAKATEEISLQVANIQQITNGTSKDIDQISKVISNINEYMVSSSSAVEEQRAATQEISRSINEASHGTQDVSSSIVKITQASSETGTLAQETLNAAKNLATQSGDLKQEVEAFISRIQSI, encoded by the coding sequence ATGTTCAATAACTTCGGTATCGGAAAGCGTATCGGTTTCTACATCATTGCATTGATAGTGGTTGCCTCGGGACTGTTTACTGCCAGCAATATAGTTATTCAGGCAAGACTAAAAGAATCGTCTATTCACGAAACGCTCGATAAAAACTTGACGGCTATTGAGATCGCCCTTGACGCAGAGGCAGTACGCGCTGAATCAATGGCCGCAATCGTTGCCGCTTCCCCTCTGGCGATAGAGGCCATGAAACTGTCGGATAGGGAAAAGCTATATGCAGCCTTCGGGCCTGTATGGAGCAAGACAGAAAAGCCCCTATCGCTTGAAGTGATACATTTTCATAAACCTCCGGCCACTTCCTTTTTGCGTGTGAATAAAAAGGACAAGTTTGGCGATGATCTTTCTTCTTTTCGCTCCACCGTTGTTGAAACGAATGCAAGCAAGAAAGCCATCAAGGGATTAGAAAACGGTGTTTCAGGCCTCGGCATTCGTGGAATCGAGCCAATCGCGGATGGTCAAGAGCATCTTGGATCCGTCGAGTTTGGCGTTTCTTTCGGATCAAGCTTTTTTGAAAAAATCAAAGCGACCTATGGGTGCGATGTTACGTTTTATCTTCAAAACAAGAAAGACAACACGATTAAATCGTTCGCTTCCACGCTTAAGGGGCAAGGCCTTGCAAGTTCGCAGGATATAAGCGAGGCCATGACAGGCAAGCGTCTTTATTCCACAACTTCTTTGGAAGGGACCGCTGTTGCGGTGCTTGTTGCGCCGATAAAGGACTATGCCGGAAAGGCCATCGGTGCAATTGAGATTGTTCAGGATATCGGCACGTTTGAGTCCGCTTTCCGCGAAACCATTTACATATCTCTATTTATCAGCATTCTTTTCTTCTTGGCCTCTTTTGCCATGATTGCAGTTATCAACCGTTCGATCGTTAAGCCGATCACCAGCATCACGAATGTCATGAATTGTCTGGCCCAGAACGATCTGTCTGTGACCATTCCCTCGATAAAAAGAAAAGATGAAATCGGGCATCTGGTGCAAGCGGCGGAGCGATTTAAAGAGAGCGTGATAAAAGGAAAGCAACTCGCAGAGGAACAAAAAGCAGAACAGTATAAACAGGGTGCCCGCGCCCAGAAGCTGGAAGAAGAAGTAAAAGCCTTCCAAAAATCCGTATCGTTGATTGTGTCCGGTGTGGCCTCTGCCGCCGACCAGCTCCACACCACGTCAGAAACCTTGTCGAAGAATGCCACAAATACAAGCGAGCAAGCGACCTCCGTAGCGGCGGGCGCGGAGCAGGCAAGCGCAAACGTTCAGACGGTAGCTTCATCGGCAGAGGAATTGACGGCATCGATAAGTGAAGTCAGCAATCACGTAACCGTTGTTCTAAAGGAGGCGGATAAAGCTGTCCAGCAAGCCAACCAAACCAACGAAACAGTAAAAAACCTTTCTCAGGAAGCGGAGAAAATCGGTTCCGTCATCGAACTTGTGCAACAAATAGCAAGCCAAACAAATCTGTTGGCCTTAAACGCCACAATTGAAGCCGCACGTGCCGGTGAAGCAGGCAAGGGTTTTGCCGTTGTTGCTTCGGAAGTCAAAAATCTTGCAAATCAGACAGCCAAGGCGACCGAGGAGATTTCTCTTCAAGTGGCAAACATTCAACAAATAACGAACGGCACAAGCAAAGACATTGACCAGATAAGCAAGGTCATTTCCAACATAAATGAGTATATGGTTAGCTCGTCCTCTGCAGTTGAGGAACAGCGCGCTGCAACTCAAGAAATCTCGCGCAGCATAAATGAGGCATCACACGGCACTCAAGACGTTTCCTCAAGTATCGTGAAAATTACGCAAGCTTCATCGGAGACGGGAACCCTAGCCCAAGAAACTTTAAATGCCGCTAAAAATCTGGCAACACAGTCAGGTGATTTGAAGCAAGAGGTGGAGGCCTTTATTTCGCGCATCCAATCAATCTGA
- a CDS encoding IS30 family transposase, whose amino-acid sequence MANYRRLTAEDRCQIYALNKQGSTQQQIADHLGVSQSAVSRELERNSGGRGYRFKQAQEKASARQAVRSRPRKLTKGLRRRIETKLRTARWSPEQVSGWLAEQGVSLSHERIYQMIWQDKREGGELWKTLRRRGKRYNKRAGKTAGRGLIPNRIDISERPTVVEHKSRVGDWEGDTVVSAGHKGGLLTLVERKTKLTKIAKLPRATAVATRKATVRKLAAISERVHTITFDNGKEFADHQNMASALGADIFFAKPYHAWERGLNENTNGLIRDFFPKGTDFSTITSAEVAKVERLLNDRPRKSLGFKSPKEVFLAAAAP is encoded by the coding sequence ATGGCAAACTATCGAAGGCTGACGGCGGAAGACCGATGTCAGATATACGCCCTGAACAAGCAGGGCAGCACGCAGCAACAGATTGCCGACCATCTGGGCGTCAGCCAGAGCGCGGTCAGCCGAGAACTCGAGCGGAACAGCGGAGGCCGAGGCTATCGGTTCAAGCAAGCGCAAGAAAAAGCTTCGGCGCGGCAGGCGGTGCGGTCCAGGCCGCGCAAGCTGACGAAGGGCTTGCGGCGGCGGATCGAGACCAAGCTGCGTACGGCCCGTTGGTCGCCGGAACAGGTCAGCGGCTGGCTCGCCGAACAAGGCGTATCGCTCAGCCATGAACGCATCTATCAGATGATCTGGCAGGACAAGCGCGAGGGCGGCGAGCTCTGGAAGACCCTGAGGCGGCGCGGCAAGCGGTATAACAAACGCGCGGGAAAGACGGCAGGAAGAGGTCTGATTCCCAATAGAATCGACATATCAGAGCGTCCCACCGTGGTGGAGCACAAGAGCCGCGTGGGCGATTGGGAAGGCGATACGGTCGTGAGCGCGGGCCACAAAGGCGGCCTTCTGACACTTGTCGAGCGCAAAACGAAGCTGACAAAAATCGCCAAACTGCCACGCGCCACAGCAGTGGCCACACGCAAGGCAACCGTGCGCAAGCTCGCCGCCATCAGCGAGCGCGTCCACACGATCACTTTCGACAACGGCAAAGAGTTTGCCGATCACCAGAACATGGCTTCTGCCTTGGGCGCGGACATCTTCTTTGCCAAGCCCTATCACGCTTGGGAACGCGGTCTGAATGAGAACACCAACGGCCTGATCCGCGACTTCTTCCCAAAGGGTACGGACTTCTCTACAATCACCTCCGCCGAGGTTGCCAAGGTCGAACGTCTCCTTAACGATCGCCCGCGCAAGTCTCTCGGTTTCAAGTCACCAAAAGAGGTTTTTCTAGCCGCCGCGGCCCCGTAG
- the bla gene encoding class A beta-lactamase, whose product MPIVFKLSKAVASEDEMEPFKKIEKALGGRIGIAAVDTANGQRIGYRADERFPLCSTFKLLLVGAVLARIDSGTETLDRMVTYTQSDILDYAPITKTHLSEGQMSINELCQAAICYSDNTAGNLLLQSVGGTQALNRYIRSLGDRITRIDRAEPSINEAAPGDIRDTTSPLAMLQDMETLLLKDALSQSSRMLLVNWLIGNTTGDARLRAGTPSAWKIGDKTGTGDHGTTNDIAVLWPSNRDPLLIAAYTTESNSSAEERNAALAQMGQLAITLLPGA is encoded by the coding sequence ATGCCCATCGTCTTCAAGCTGTCAAAAGCTGTAGCCTCGGAAGACGAAATGGAGCCATTCAAAAAAATCGAAAAGGCTCTTGGAGGACGGATTGGGATAGCTGCCGTCGATACCGCCAACGGTCAGCGTATTGGCTATCGGGCCGATGAACGTTTTCCCTTGTGCAGCACATTCAAACTCTTATTGGTTGGCGCAGTATTAGCGCGAATTGATTCCGGCACAGAAACCCTCGACCGCATGGTCACCTATACACAGAGCGATATATTAGACTACGCTCCTATCACCAAAACGCATTTATCCGAAGGACAGATGTCCATAAATGAACTTTGCCAAGCCGCAATCTGTTATAGCGATAATACTGCAGGAAATTTGCTTTTGCAGAGCGTAGGCGGAACGCAAGCACTCAATCGCTACATCCGCAGTTTGGGAGATAGAATAACGCGCATAGACCGCGCGGAACCATCTATTAATGAGGCGGCCCCAGGAGATATCCGTGATACGACGAGTCCGTTAGCCATGCTCCAAGACATGGAAACCTTGCTTCTAAAGGATGCACTATCTCAATCGTCCCGAATGCTACTGGTAAATTGGCTGATCGGAAATACAACTGGGGATGCTCGTTTGCGTGCTGGTACTCCTTCGGCGTGGAAGATTGGCGACAAAACAGGGACAGGCGATCATGGCACGACAAACGATATCGCTGTATTGTGGCCTTCGAACCGGGATCCTCTGTTGATTGCTGCCTACACAACGGAATCCAATTCTTCTGCTGAGGAGCGTAATGCTGCGTTGGCTCAAATGGGGCAACTTGCGATCACGTTGTTGCCTGGCGCCTGA
- a CDS encoding TetR/AcrR family transcriptional regulator, translating to MKTRTEHLSADKRKDATIQAVLTLAGSQNPSEITTAAIAEHMNVTQGALFRHFPNKEAIWETVLHWAAKKLINCIDKATIEDCSFLKALEVLFMSHVKFAMEHPGVPRMMFGELQRAGSTPAKCVVQKLIEHYRHRVQDILKKGKKAGEIDSTLDVEAASILFIGTIQGLVMQSLIAGDVSQMQREATKVFKIYRRGISRGMS from the coding sequence GTGAAAACTCGAACGGAACACCTTTCTGCAGATAAGCGAAAAGATGCTACGATTCAGGCTGTTTTGACTTTGGCAGGCTCCCAGAATCCCAGCGAAATTACTACAGCGGCGATAGCCGAGCATATGAATGTGACGCAAGGGGCTCTTTTTCGCCACTTCCCGAACAAAGAGGCTATTTGGGAGACGGTGCTGCATTGGGCCGCAAAAAAACTAATCAACTGCATAGACAAAGCGACTATCGAGGATTGCTCTTTTTTGAAAGCGCTGGAGGTTTTGTTTATGAGCCATGTCAAGTTTGCGATGGAACACCCCGGTGTGCCGCGCATGATGTTTGGCGAACTACAACGTGCCGGATCGACACCTGCTAAATGCGTTGTGCAGAAACTTATCGAGCATTATCGTCATCGGGTTCAGGATATCCTTAAGAAGGGAAAAAAAGCAGGTGAAATCGACTCGACCCTAGATGTAGAGGCGGCTTCGATCCTGTTTATAGGTACGATACAAGGCTTGGTCATGCAGTCGCTCATTGCGGGAGACGTATCACAGATGCAGCGCGAAGCGACAAAAGTTTTCAAGATTTATCGACGCGGAATCAGTAGAGGGATGTCATGA